GGCTGCGGGCGAACGCGCGCCCCTTCTACGACCGCGAGGCGCATGCCGGACGTGGTTCCGCATCCGTCCCGGGGTACGGATACCCGCCCCCGGCTCCGTCCGGATACTGAGACGTCCCTCGTGTCCCACTTGTCGGCAAAGGCCTCCGGAGTCCGCTCCGGAGGCCTTCGTTCACCCCAATTCCATGGGTGAAGACACCAGTTGAGCGGCATGTCCGATTGCGCACAAGAGAGCCCCGGTTGGTCCGCTCAGGTGATCGCGACGTCCGGATAACGGAAGTCGCAGCACCGCATCACGTTTGAGCAAACATTGCCCGTCAGGGCTGGCGGTTGATCACAAGCGCATTGAAGACTCCCCGGAACACCGGGCGTTCGGCTCCTTTCGAGCAGGTGCCCAGCAGGTTGTTCCACCGAGCCGCTACCCGCGGCGGGCAAGGGCCGGCTACCGGCGGCCGAGAGGGGTCCTCACCACGATGACGGCACCACTGCACGAGACGAGTGCGGGCGAGGCGACCGCCACCGTCGACGGCGCGCCCGACGCTCCCGGCACTCCGGACAAGTCCGGCGCGGCCGGCAAGGCGATCGAGGGGCGCTCGCCCTGGAAGATCGCCTGGACCCGCCTCAAGCGCGACAAGCTGGCCCTCGCGGGCGCCTTCGTCGTCATCTTCCTCATCCTCGTCGCGATCTTCGCGCCGGTCATCGTGGGCCTCCTCGGCCACCCGCCGGACGAGTTCCACGAGGACCAGATCGACCCGCTGTTCGGCACGCCGATCGGGTCCTGGGGCGGCATCAACGGCGACTTCCTCCTCGGCGTCGAGCCCGTCAACGGCCGCGACGTCTTCAGCCGGATCGTCTACGGCGCCCGGATCTCGCTGCTCGTCGCCTTCCTGGCGGCGGTCTTCGCGGTCTTCCTCGGCACGATCCTCGGCATCATCGCGGGCTACTTCGGCGGCTGGATCGACGCGGCCCTCAGCCGGGTCATGGACGTCATGCTCGCCTTCCCGCAGCTGCTCTTCACGATCGCCCTGGTCTCGGTGCTGCCCAACGAACTGCTCGGCCTGGACGGTTCGGGCGTGCGCATCGCCGCCCTCGTCCTGGTGATCGGCTTCTTCGGCTGGCCGTACGTCGGACGCATCGTCCGAGGCCAGACCCTCTCGCTGCGCAACCGCGAGTACGTCGAGGCCGCCCAGAGCCTGGGC
The DNA window shown above is from Streptomyces vietnamensis and carries:
- a CDS encoding ABC transporter permease gives rise to the protein MTAPLHETSAGEATATVDGAPDAPGTPDKSGAAGKAIEGRSPWKIAWTRLKRDKLALAGAFVVIFLILVAIFAPVIVGLLGHPPDEFHEDQIDPLFGTPIGSWGGINGDFLLGVEPVNGRDVFSRIVYGARISLLVAFLAAVFAVFLGTILGIIAGYFGGWIDAALSRVMDVMLAFPQLLFTIALVSVLPNELLGLDGSGVRIAALVLVIGFFGWPYVGRIVRGQTLSLRNREYVEAAQSLGAGRFYILRRELLPNLIAPITVYATLMIPTNILTEAALSFLGAGVKPPTASWGQMLSTAITTYESDPLFMVIPGLAIFITVLAFNLFGDGVRDALDPKGSR